In one window of Helianthus annuus cultivar XRQ/B chromosome 17, HanXRQr2.0-SUNRISE, whole genome shotgun sequence DNA:
- the LOC118489352 gene encoding uncharacterized protein LOC118489352, with product MMREFCPRHELRALEREFDDLKQDSGEHRAYTDRYEELSLLCPTMVTPLDKAIERYIDGLPDSVQDIVTGSNPTTVRQAIELAATLTESQIRKGKLHRKGEKGKKQASDKEDSKKGKNKKGKDSGSSKGSRKRKASQNYVVTAQAQAAPNQPAQPLAKKPYLGNAPLCNRCNGHHQPHLQCRQCTNCGRPGHLAASCRIPANQNRAAQNPAQQVAQPLAQQRGQAARPHYPPGSCYNCGDLTHYRNQCPRLVNANPAQAQARGRVFNMNAQEAQADNEVVNGAVA from the coding sequence atgatgagggaattttgtcctcgtcatgaactgcgagccttggaaagggagtttgatgacTTGAAACAGGATAGTGGCGAGCatcgggcatatactgataggtatgaggagctgagtttgttgtgcccaacaatggttaccccactcgataaggctatcgaaaggtacatcgatggtctacctgactcagtgcaagacatcgttactggtagtaaccctaccacagtccgtcaggcgatcgagttagcagcgacattgactgagtcgcagattcggaagggtaagttgcacaggaaGGGGGAGAAAGGTAAGAAGCAGGCGTCTGACAaagaggatagcaagaaaggtaaaaacaagaagggtaaggattctggttcctcgaagggttctaggaagcgaaaggcttcccaaaactacgTCGTTACCGCACAGGCCCaagctgcaccaaatcagcctgcgcaaccacttgccaagaagccttatctaggcaatgcacctttgtgcaacaggtgtaacggtcatcatcagccacacctccagtgtcgtcaatgtaccaactgtggaagacctggtcatcttgctgcttcatgccgcattcctgctaatcagaatcgggcagctcagaacccggctcaacaagttgcccAGCCTCTTGCTCAACAAcgaggtcaagctgcacgacctcactacccaccaggttcttgttataactgtggggatctgacacACTACCGTAACCAatgtccaagattggtgaatgcgaatccagctcaggctcaggctcgaggtcgagtcttcaacatgaatgcacaagaggcgcaaGCGGACAATGAAGTGgttaacg